The nucleotide window caaaaaaaaaaaatttcagatattGGTTTTCTTAATTAGTTCTTTAATGAAGAAAACATTATGGTTCTGGTAGGTTCAGCTAGTATATTACCGTATGATTAGCATCACTTTGCAACGATGCAAATTGAAACTACGAAAAACATCCTTTGCATAGAATAATGTAATTTGTTGATTGTCCAGCAGTGTAGAACCACACTTATTTGGTCTAATTGGACCTGCTCTGCTGTAGGTCTATGGATACAGGATGTCGTTATGGGCTGAGCATCTTGGTGGGGTGGATCCACTTTTTAAGGAGCCTCACAGTTTGGATTGTGTAAAGTATGTTAACAAGTTAGCTGAGGAGAACTGGAGCCGATATAATGCCGAGGATATAATTCCATTGAAAGGCCATCTTCTCATGTATCCTATTAGTGTTGATGCTGATGGTAAAGTGGAGCCATTGCCCGGCAAAGAAACCTTTCCTGATGTTGGTGGTAAGGTTTTAGGAGAGCCCACTCCACTCCCAGACGAGCTAACCATGTGATCCAATGTTTTTCTTCCAAGCAGCCAAACTTTGACCAGTAAATTCAGTCCCCACTTATGCACAAATATTTTCTCGTACCTTTTCCAATTTAAAGACTCCGAGAGAAATGTAATAATTAGAAGTGCCTGTGATGCCTTGATAATCCAGTGCTACTAGGTACAGTTCGGTATATTAAAGTATGGATTAGTAGTATCTCAAGATGTCTGTTGGATCATAGAAATTATTAGCAAGAATTCAGATTGATGGGTCCGTGTCGACAGCaagttatttgattcttagggaaATGGTggtggagttttttttttttttttcctgttcatGACATGTATTTTCTTTACCAATATGAGTCTCTTGATTCAACTAAGTATGACTTTCATAAAGATCTATATTCGGTGTTCCACTAGTGCTTAAACTACAGAAAAACATAACAACTGTATGCTCTTCTCTTTCATCAATGATTCGTGAGCTAATGATTGGTAGTTGCTAACAAGCTAACTTGCACCCCTTACATTGTGTAGGTtaatatacatgcatacatagcCATCAAATTCTCAAAAGATTGGGATTCTATGGGGACTGCAATTACAACCAAAAAGAAGTTTTTCTGTGGCGTGAGCCTTCGATGTGTTCCGTATATCCCATAGGTTATATACACACATGGAGTaacattgctctctctctctctctctctctctctctctctctctgtgtatataacgtatgatgatgatgatgatttcgaTATGTTTACCTACAGAAGAAATTATTCAAGAAAATACGTTTAgtagtaataaaaaataataattaaaaaaaacaaatttcTCTGAatttaataaagtccaaaaaccttgaaaaattcaaaagaaaagatcAGAGATGGTTGACTTTCTATATTTTGATTGAAAGGATCCGATAATCGATGTGATGGATCCGCCCAAGAATTTCTCGCATCTCACCTCCGTCTGCACGCTGTCCCCTTCCTGTTGACGGTCAACTCTATCAGACATCCATCCGCGATATTTCTTGTCTGTCTTATGTACGCACTCATTATGTTCCTCCCGATCCAATGATCCTTTtatgttctttctttctttctttctttatgatGTATTAGTAAAATATTCAAAACTTGCTTGTAATCTTCTTTTACATGAAGTAAACGCGCAACAGCAATGGTCAGAATGGCCGCCGCTGGGCCGTAAAGCTAAAGAAAGCGGCAGAAATCAAACAGCTATACATGTATAGATCAAGCGCACGAACAAGACGAGGAAGGGCTTTCGATTAGTCTTGAATGATGTCCTCAGGAATGCTCTTGAGCGCCGGCCGCCACCGCCCGCCGCCGTGCCGCTTCCCCTTCCCCGTCTCGGCTCGCTTCATATGCCGTCGACGGAGGACGTGCAGCAGCAGCTCCAGGTTcgacgccgccgccaccgccgttgCGGCCTGGGGACCGGCGGCGTTGCACGGGCCTTGGCCCATCGACGCCACCATCTGCCTCAGCTGCCTCTTGGTGACGACGATCTTGACGCGGACGACTCCGTTGTCGTCGTCCCGAGCTTGCTCGACTGCTTCCGCGGCCCTGAGGCTCTTCTCCACCATAATCCTGGGGCACCTCGACAGGCCTCTGCTCTTCATGGGCGACTCGGCCTCCCTCTCCGTCTTCGTTTCAGCCATATCCTCCTCGTTCAGCAGCCAACCAACGCAACACATCGTGTAGGCTTTGACGGAGCGGCTTCTGCGCTTATATAAAGATGAAGCCAGCTCAAACACAGGTGTCTGCTCGTATGTCCCGAGCAAACCTCAGGGTTTTCTTCATACGCATCGAAGCTCGAATAAAGAAGTGGGAGTTCGGTCGTTTGAATACAGATTTTTAGCATGTTGGAGACCCTACATCACATGCACCGGAGTTGACTGTTCCAATCGTGTTCTTTCTCCAACACTTGGCCATGGCTGGTTTGATAGCCGATCTAACGTGAAGAGGACGCGGAAAGCCTTGCGAGTCGGAGAATTTTCAGCGGTACAGACAAAATTTAGGTTGGGGTTGGAAAGAATCTAATGCTCAGTAAGAATAGTGGTGATGAGAgtaataattgcgataagactcACGTAACATCAGCTGttccagatgacgcctcacgcttcTGTTGACCTGATGAGGCACCTGGTCAAAGCGGACCGGAACGTctaccaaggcacattaacactctgctcaggctcgatcccccacgccacgccaacggtaatgtcagacgctaccagaagtatgGTCCTGCTCCTTGCGGGCCAACAATCAAGCAACGGTAATTCTCACTAATAAAAACTCTCGCGCTCCGAGGGAAAaaatggagaagaagaaaagaagacacAACTCAACTAAAGAAACCCTCTGTGATTAtctactaacttgatcgtcggagaggtcgggtcgagctccccgactcgacctttgtgcaggtgcgaagtcgGAGGTCGTCCACTAAACGCGCAGGCGAGGAATCCTCCCCCGATGGAAATGACGACCTCGTCCTAATCGGACCGACGCAATCGGTTGCCTCAACAGTCTCGGGAAACGTCCCTGGGAGATCTCCTATCATCGAgatccgaaccaagccgcgacaacCCCGAGACCACGAGGCttgaagttgtttacaccaacaagtGGGGAGTGAGAAATCTTTGGATATCGTTTCTGAACCATGAAACTTAGGCTGTCATTTGAGTTCCATGAAAGATTGTGATGATTAGCCTCCATCGACAAGAGGGAAGCAAGACAAAAGTACATACGGCTTTGCCAGAACACCATGCCCAAGCGGACACATGACATGGGAGAAGTACAAGCGGGCTGCCGAATCATGACGGACCGAAACAGGATTTCAAACCCACCGACTCCTTGCATGAAtctatatacatacatttatatgcACAACAGATGTTACGGCCGAGATGCGATGTTGTCGTTGATTCGTTAGCAGGACGCCGCCGCATAAACGCGTGGCCATCCTGGCGTACGTTTTGTTGCACTCGTCGGTGACGCCAGCCATCCTGGAGCAGGGGAGTCGTCGTCTTCTCCGGTGTTTACGTACTCGTGTTGATTACCGTgcctgataaatatttttaattggaACATCATCATAAATCCAAAAAGTTTAATAGGTTAGCAAAACTACTTAATCTATATTAGACTACTCCtgtgtaagaaaaaaaaaaaagatcaatggAAGTTTCTGCATAAATATTATTTAGGATTCGATTCATGATCTATTTTATTTAATCTTTGGGTTACGTTGATATTGAATCTCATATATGTTAAGTATTAACTAATCTATTTTAGACTTATCTAATTTGAAGTTTTAACACGATATTAAATGAGGCAACGATAAATCAAAAAATTACTCTTGATACTAGAATGAGAACATGACCAACACCTCGACATCACATGACTGATATGATAATATCATGTGACCGACACTAGCCCAATACGTAGGACTCATACGGACTATGCATGCTTGACACCCAGTGGACTATGCATCTCCAATACCTCAAACCCAAGTGAACGATGCATTTATAATACCTCAAGGCCACATAGGACAACATATCGATGTCACATGATCGAATTGGCTGAATCAGTAACACACTATCAGGCTTGACTTGGCACAAGTACCTCAAACCCAAGTGGATGATGCATTTCTAATACCTCAAGGCCACATAGGGCAACATCTCGATGTCACATGGTCGAATTGATCGAATCATTAACGCACTGTTAGGCTTGACATGGCACGACCATAATCAAGGTCGAGAGAAACGCATAATTGCTCCCCATAACAAGCATCAATCATAGGTATAACGATCCTAAGAGTCTCTTAAACATAACCTTAGAACTCTTTCCGAATCCTTCAAATCCCAAACTAACTTAAGCATTGGAGGGATATTTATCGAGAATGCCCCTAATTCAATTTGGCAAGATTTAACATATTTAGAGTCTGATGAACTAACCACAAATCGAGATCAAACTGTCACGAATGCCCCTGATTCAATTTTGCAGGGTTTAGCATATTTAAAGTCTGATGAACTAATCACAAATCGAAATCAGACTGAGACAGAAGGAGGGCCTTCTCAATGTCGAGATTAGATAGACGAACAGAAGGATTGAGACAAATCGAGAACAGACTGAGATAAACAATCAAAATATAACTTAATAATTTGAAGCTAAAATAAGTGTCTTATTAATGTCTTAAGAAAACTTTGTTGGTCCATCTTGAGTGAATCAAGAGGATCCAAACCTATCGGTTTCGAACCTCCTTGCTCTAACCCTCCGAGGCCTGAGCATTCTTGGCCTGACCATCAAGTTTACACCGAATATACCTTCCAAAAATTTTAAACCCTCAACCTTTTGTCACCTTTTTAGCAACTAACATACTCCCACTATGATTATCCTTGTTGAGACACTCCATAATCTAACTCATCATGTGCAGGTCTTGATAGGGATAGTTTAGATTGTAGTCTCGTTTCCCAACTAGCCCATATGGCACATTAGGTACCACAAACTTCATTTACTCCACCCTTCCCTATCCCTATTCCTCCACTTGCTCTAACCCTATGCCTCATGGCCGAATCCTAATCTCCTATCAATGCGTCTCGAGAGGCGTATTCACCCTAGAGTCCTCACAAACCACATCTAAATCCTCCACCAAAGCCTGTGGCATACAGGGAGTCAATCCCCTTAACATTTGAATCCAGCTCTTTAGATAGACTAGAGGCAAAAGGACATCAAAAAAGAAATTAGACAAGAAAAGCAACCCGAGCTAACCTATACTTATGGTCCCCTTTCATCAGAAACATCATGGAAGGGCTCATCCCACAAGGATTCTGCTTACTTATGCTAGATCTTTATGATGAAAACTTAGATCCTTTGGAGCATGTGACAGCATTTACCTCGCAGATGACATTACACTAGATGACCAACTCTCTCATGTGTCAAACCTTCCTGACTACTATGCAAGGATCAACTAGGGAATGGAATGGTTCGATAAGCTGCTTTCTGAATCAATATCCTCATTCAAGTAGTTAGCTAAGGAGTTTGAACTTAATTTTATCAACTACATACTCTAAAAAAAGCCTATGACTTCTCTTCTAGCCATATACCAAGAAGACATGGAGACATTAGCAAGCTATATGAAGAGGTTTAATGATGAGGTGAGGATGGCATCAAACCCAAGTCGTTCGTCCTCATTAATGTGTACATTAGTGGCCTCCAACCGTCCAGGTTCTTCAAGTTAGTTATCACCTAACCTTTGGCCATTTACATAGAGTTGCTACAAGAGGTCAATTGGCACATCATGGTCTGAGTCCATCATTGTtgggaaaacaaaaaaaagggctAAGTCAAAGAAAATAGCAAAGGAGGAAAGGACTCATTGATCGAATCTCCTTGAGTAGTCTCGGAAATAAAGACCAAGGGGAGACTAGATCCCTCCTTACGGAAATTTACTCCTTTGAACACTTCTCATATGGAAGTGTtcatgtaaataagaaagaaggctCTACACCCGCCCGGCCTTTAAGAGCCTCACCAATAGCCAAGTTCTACCGATTCCACCAGGATCATAGCTTTTACATTATAGTCGGGGGTTCTTACATGCAAAATGGAGAACTCG belongs to Musa acuminata AAA Group cultivar baxijiao chromosome BXJ1-11, Cavendish_Baxijiao_AAA, whole genome shotgun sequence and includes:
- the LOC135596752 gene encoding uncharacterized protein LOC135596752; the encoded protein is MCCVGWLLNEEDMAETKTEREAESPMKSRGLSRCPRIMVEKSLRAAEAVEQARDDDNGVVRVKIVVTKRQLRQMVASMGQGPCNAAGPQAATAVAAASNLELLLHVLRRRHMKRAETGKGKRHGGGRWRPALKSIPEDIIQD